CGCGGGTCGACATGGATGGCGGTGAAGCGACCTGCGCGCGCGCGTCCGTCGGAATCGGGGAGGGCGATCCTGCGGCTCTCCCCGCCGTCGGGATCGAGTCGTTCGACGCCGCGTCGCGACACAGTGACCACGCCGCCGCCGGGCTGCTTCGTCAGCAACGCCGCGGGGCTCGGGCTCACCCGCTCGAAGATCCGGCGCAGCGGCTGCTCCGGCAGGTCGAGGTCAGGGGACGCCGGGGCGTCGAGTTTCCCGACCGAGGCCATGCCGAGCAGCAGACACCCCATTCCCCATGCGATTCCAGTCGCCGATCCGGGCCACGCCATGGGCACCTCCAGCGCGGGGGGTCGGTACCCGTATCGGCAGCTCGGCGGGCGGCATTGAGGGCTGCTAACCATCCGATCTGGAGGGGGTTTTTCGCTGTTCCCGCGGCGGCGGCCGGGGCGGGCTAGCCGCAGGGCGGTCCGACGTAGCGGGCGCGCGGCCGGATCAGCCGCGCGTCGGCCCCCTGCTCGAGCAGGTGCGCGATCCAGCCGGCGCTGCGCGCGATCCCGACGAGCGCGAGGGCGGCACCACTCGGGAGCCCCAGTCCGCGCCGAAGCGCGACGGTGGCGAAGTCGATGTTCGGCGCGCGCCCGATCAGGCGTTGGCTCTCGGCGCCGATCGCCGCCGCGAGATCGGCTTCCGCGTTGGATCCGCCGGCCGCGGCCAGCTGCGCGGACAGCGCGACCGCACGCGGGTCCCCGTCGGCGTAGAGCGGATGCCCGAAGCCGGGCAGGCGCTCGCCGCGTCGCAAGCGCGCGGCGAGGACCTCGGCCGCCCGCTCGGGTCGCCCGACCTCCTCGAAGAGGGCTTCGACGCGTTCGGTCATGCCCCCGTGCAGCACACCGCGTAGCGCGGACAAGCCGGCCACCACGGCCGCGTAGGCGCTGGCTCCCGCCGACGTCACGCAACGCACCGTGAAGGTGCTCACATTGAGTTCGTGGTCGGCCCAGAGGATCAACGCGGCTTCGATCACTTCCCGCGCCGCGCGTCGACGGGGTGCCCAGGCGAGCTGGAGCCGTTTGGCGATCCCCGTTTCGGGGCTGGCCGTCTGGCGGCCCGTCGCCACACCCGTCACGAGCTCGAGAATGTGGGCCCCGTGTCGACGCAACAGAGACACGTCGCGCGTGTAGCCGGTCGCGTCTTCGGCCGCCGCTGCCAGCAGCACGCTCGCGAACGCCTCGAGCGGGGGAAGATGGTCGAGCGCCTGGCGTCGCTTCCAGGCCGAGGGCCAGCTGCGCCCGCTCTCGGGCAGGCCGGCGTCGAGCGGAAGGCCCCAGAGCCAGCCGGCGACCTGTTCGAAGCGGTGGGAACGCGCGAGGGCCGTCGCATCGCGGCCGCGGTAGAAGAGGCGTCCCGCGTCGATGCGGGTGATCGCGCTCTCGAGAACGGGAGCGCCGAAGTGCAGGGTTTCCT
This genomic interval from Myxococcota bacterium contains the following:
- a CDS encoding citrate synthase family protein; protein product: MEQNLSPAGGAWLDAAEAARRLGVRRDTLYAYVSRGLIRSEAQPGTRARRYDASDIERLQQRREARRDPAKAAQETLHFGAPVLESAITRIDAGRLFYRGRDATALARSHRFEQVAGWLWGLPLDAGLPESGRSWPSAWKRRQALDHLPPLEAFASVLLAAAAEDATGYTRDVSLLRRHGAHILELVTGVATGRQTASPETGIAKRLQLAWAPRRRAAREVIEAALILWADHELNVSTFTVRCVTSAGASAYAAVVAGLSALRGVLHGGMTERVEALFEEVGRPERAAEVLAARLRRGERLPGFGHPLYADGDPRAVALSAQLAAAGGSNAEADLAAAIGAESQRLIGRAPNIDFATVALRRGLGLPSGAALALVGIARSAGWIAHLLEQGADARLIRPRARYVGPPCG